The genomic stretch AACCGCGCCGGCTGACCGCGGCGGACGCGGATGCGCCCCTCGCGCACGTGGTCGAAGAAGCCGCCCGCGGCCAGGCTCAGGCTGCACCCCACCATCTTCTCGATCGGCACCTCGGGCGTCAGCCCGTGCGCGTCCAGCGCGAAGCTCTTCCGGAGCGCCCGCTCCACGCCGCGCCAGAAGAGCCACACCCCCGGCCGGCCGACGGAGTGCAGCACGCGCTCGATCCCCTCCGGCCGGTCGTCGCGGAACAGAGCCTCGCTGAAGCGCGTGGCCAGCACGTACTTCAGGTGCACGCGCCCGAAGAAGTACTTCGGCATCTTCCACAGCGCGCGGCGGAACACCAGCGTCACCTCGCGCGCCGTCGCCGTGGCCGCGCACGCCGCGTCGGCGGCGGACTTCGCGTAGCCGATCACCGCCACGCGCTTTCCCGCCACCTCCGCCGCGTCGTGCAGCTGCGTGCTGTGCATCACCCGCCCGCCCGCGGCCTCGAATTCCGCGCGGCCGGGGAGATCGGGGACGCGGGGCGCGCTGTGGATGCCGTTCGCGACGACCAACCAGTCGAACTCCTGCGTCTCCGTGCGCCCCTCCGCGTCCTCCGACGTCACCCGCCAGCCGCGCCCGTCGCCCGTCGGCTCCGCGCGGGTGACGCGCGTGCGCAGGCGGAGACAGGGCGTGACGCCGAAGCGGTCCGCGTAGGCAGCCAGGTACGCCTGCACCTGCTCGCCCGCCGGCCAGTCGGGATACGACGTCGGCATGGGGAAGTCGGAAAAGGCGTAGGTGTCGCGCGGATTCTGCGTGGTCAGGCCGGGGTAGCGCCGCGAGCGCGCCCACACGCCGCCGACCTCGTCCTCCGTCTCGAAGACGGTGACGCCGAACCCCTCCTCGAGGAACGTTTTCGCCGTCACCAGGCCGCTGATCCCCGCCCCCACGATGCCGATCCTGCGCATGAACGTCTCCCGCGCGTGTGTCCCCGCACTCCGCCTGTCGATGGAACGTGTGCCTTTCCCGAAGGTTGGACGCAATGGTGACGTTCCGCGACCCATGAGGGACGAATCGCGGAGACGAGGGACGAATGGTGGAAACGTCCGTCGCGGCGATGGCGCCGGCGCGGCGAGCCGGGTACATTGCGGCCCCTTGCATGCGAAACGGTCTCCCCCGCACCGCCGACGCGCGCGCCGTGAAACCGATCCTGATCGCCGGGCTCCCCGGCCACTTTGCCACCTGGCTGGCGGAGCGCTTGCCGCGCACCACGGTGCAGGTGGCCTTCTCGGCCGACGAGGCGGTGGACCACGCGCGCGGCGGGGCGCAACTCCTGCTCGTCGACCTCGCCGTCGGCGCGGACGAGACGATGGGGGCGCTGCGCACCCTCCGCGCGTCCGCCGGCGGCGCGGCGGTGCCGGTGGTGGTGACGCTGGAGCCGGGGGAGACGGGCGTCGACGAGGCCATGCTCGACCGCCTCGTCCGCGACCTGCGCGTGGATCGCATCCTCTTCCACCCGCTCGACCGCGCGGAGCTGCTGCGCACCGTCGCCCAGCTCGTCGGCGCGTCCGCCGAGCCGGCGCCGTCCCCGCCTCCGGGCACCGCATCGCCCCAGCCCACGCCGACGGCCGTATCGCGCGAGAACGTCACCGCGGCGGTCGGCCAGCTCTGGGCCCGCGCGCGCGGGGCGATGCTCGAGCGCGCCGCCGTGCTGGAGCGCGCCACGAAGGCGACGGCGGAGGGACGGCTGAACGGCGCGCTCCGCCAGCAGGCGACGGACGAGGCGCATCGCCTCGCGGGCGCGCTCGGCACCTTCGGGCTGCCGGACGGGACGCGGCTGGCGCGCGAGCTGGAGACGCGCTTCGGCGGCGGCGCCTATCTGACGCAAGCGGACGGCGCGCAGCTCGCCACGACGGCCGCCGCGC from Longimicrobium sp. encodes the following:
- a CDS encoding NAD(P)/FAD-dependent oxidoreductase, producing MRRIGIVGAGISGLVTAKTFLEEGFGVTVFETEDEVGGVWARSRRYPGLTTQNPRDTYAFSDFPMPTSYPDWPAGEQVQAYLAAYADRFGVTPCLRLRTRVTRAEPTGDGRGWRVTSEDAEGRTETQEFDWLVVANGIHSAPRVPDLPGRAEFEAAGGRVMHSTQLHDAAEVAGKRVAVIGYAKSAADAACAATATAREVTLVFRRALWKMPKYFFGRVHLKYVLATRFSEALFRDDRPEGIERVLHSVGRPGVWLFWRGVERALRKSFALDAHGLTPEVPIEKMVGCSLSLAAGGFFDHVREGRIRVRRGQPARFTDGGLELGDGGRVDADVVVFGTGFVQDAPFLPRWVMERVRGTDGSFRLFRSILPTDVPRLAFIGYNSSLYSQLTSEIGARWLAEHAQGRISLPSQAEMGRQIDERLAWLRANRPDSLAGGTCVVPFNFHYINRLLRDMGARTWRSRNRLREYMMPVDPSLYGDLRAELEAWRSRRAAPHEPGIAREADVAVG